In Miscanthus floridulus cultivar M001 chromosome 5, ASM1932011v1, whole genome shotgun sequence, one genomic interval encodes:
- the LOC136450574 gene encoding homeobox protein HAZ1-like isoform X2 codes for MGRKGSEVSPSNRYPLRSAHSSGRVLRSASANDNKDSEPLNAAAATQAAVKKRSGSQLDSLNSSVRLLRSSSKNKDEACSGPLNDRIPDKPAANKRKHTSPSQVGSPNNSVRVLRSAIKNKDEACSEPLSDRIAGEPAANKRKNVNPSKLGSPSCGVRVLRSGSKAKDETCTKPLNDSTVVELASSKRKCNSPSKVGSPSNSVRVLRSTSKYKNETCTEPLNDSDAVEPAANKRKGVSHSKERSPNSSVRVLCSASNNKIEASIDSLNNSTAGQPAVKRRKSGNSFEAGSPVRSARVLRSTSERKNEASSEPLNDSAAAQPSARKRKGGAISKTDSPKVGVRVLRSASGKKNEASSEPVNDSTSAEPTVTKRKICKPSKDRSPKKDYLKICQRVRYILNRMNYQQTFIQAYASEGWKGQSLEKIRPEKELERAKEEILQCKLRIREAFRNMDSLLSKGKLEESLFDSAGEISSEDIFCAVCGSKDVTLQNDIILCDGACDRGFHQNCLNPPLLTEDIPPGDEGWLCPACVCKADSIDALNELQGSKLSIHDSWEKVFPEAASIANGSKQVDASDLLPDHIKDSDNLALAEGHMVNEVRFSAEDDSKADDLGLPSEDSGDGDFDPAGPDSSEDQKDGLNSEVSDFTSDSDDFCVEIAKSCGQDEVSESPLSNVIKRTDRMKLRAADNCSNEQNHNHAFMDMKLDQDMVLPVSSRRQVERLDYKKLYDEAHGKESSNSSDDEEWSGKELLEGSETDSLGERLHPVKRCSRRAPAGQQNNEHTPQRERLHGSESEQKTEILRSNGGYSTGRKFGPVVTQKLKVHFEKDPYPSRETKENLSEELGLTFNQVSRWFSSTRHYLRVASAKKEMHPDGHTSENNDSTTVDSMQARQPNAGVMEKLTRDRNDIVPETLMAQNNLNQGVMEKLIRDRNDNVPEEPVVQSNLNQCNIEEIPLSGTEIEMESYGQEASDSSDEEWSPLSTPRKTRLQSNEKASVTESPRSTKRCSRRAAREQNNEHTQSEQLHGSASEQQTREQLHGSASEQRTEALCSNVSSGKASKYHFGPIVSQSDIDYIVDTAFSCRS; via the exons ATGGGAAGGAAAGGCTCAGAAGTGTCACCAAGTAACAGGTATCCCTTGAGGTCTGCGCATAGTAGTGGTAGAGTTCTTCGCTCTGCCTCAGCCAATGATAATAAGGACAGTGAGCCTCTGAATGCTGCTGCTGCTACCCAAGCCGCTGTGAAAAAAAGAAGTGGCAGTCAATTGGATAGTCTTAATAGCAGTGTCAGGTTGCTTCGCTCTTCATCAAAAAATAAGGACGAGGCATGTAGTGGGCCTCTAAATGACAGGATCCCTGACAAGCCAGCtgcaaataaaagaaaacataccAGTCCCTCACAGGTGGGAAGTCCCAACAACAGTGTGAGGGTGCTTCGCTCTGCAATAAAAAATAAAGATGAGGCGTGCAGTGAGCCTCTAAGTGACAGGATCGCTGGTGAGCCAGctgcaaataaaagaaaaaacgTCAATCCCTCAAAGCTGGGGAGTCCGAGCTGTGGTGTGAGGGTGCTTCGGTCTGGTTCAAAAGCTAAGGATGAGACATGTACCAAGCCTTTAAATGATAGCACTGTTGTTGAACTAGCTTCAAGTAAAAGGAAATGCAACAGTCCGTCAAAGGTGGGAAGTCCCAGCAATAGTGTCAGGGTGCTTCGATCTACATCAAAATATAAGAATGAGACATGTACTGAGCCTTTAAATGATAGTGATGCTGTTGAACCAGCTGCAAATAAAAGGAAAGGTGTCAGTCATTCAAAGGAGAGAAGTCCCAACAGCAGTGTCAGGGTGCTTTGCTCTGCCTCAAATAATAAGATTGAGGCATCTATTGATTCTCTAAATAATAGTACTGCTGGTCAACCAGctgtgaaaagaagaaaaagtggCAATTCCTTCGAGGCAGGAAGCCCTGTGAGGAGTGCCAGGGTGCTTCGCTCTACCTCAGAAAGGAAGAATGAGGCATCTAGTGAGCCTTTAAATGATAGTGCTGCTGCTCAACCATCTGCGAGGAAAAGAAAAGGTGGGGCAATTTCAAAGACCGATAGTCCAAAGGTTGGTGTTAGGGTTCTTCGCTCTGCCTCAGGAAAGAAGAATGAGGCAAGTAGCGAGCCTGTAAATGATAGTACTTCTGCTGAACCAACTGTGACAAAAAGAAAAATTTGCAAGCCTTCAAAGGATCGCAGTCCCAAGAAGGACTACTTAAAAATTTGTCAAAGAGTTAGATATATTTTGAACCGAATGAACTATCAACAAACCTTTATTCAGGCTTATGCAAGTGAAGGTTGGAAAGGACAAAG TTTGGAAAAAATAAGACCTGAGAAGGAGCTTGAACGAGCCAAGGAAGAAATCCTCCAATGCAAGTTAAGAATCCGGGAAGCTTTTCGAAATATGGACTCTCTTTTATCCAAGGGGAAGCTTGAAGAATCTTTGTTTGATTCCGCAGGAGAAATTTCAAGCGAAGAT ATATTTTGTGCCGTATGTGGTTCAAAGGATGTTACTTTACAAAACGACATCATTCTTTGTGATGGAGCCTGTGACAGAGGATTCCACCAGAACTGTTTGAACCCTCCTTTGCTAACTGAAGATA TACCTCCGGGGGATGAAGGATGGCTTTGCCCTGCATGTGTGTGCAAAGCAGACTCTATAGATGCACTAAATGAACTTCAAGGAAGCAAGCTCTCTATTCATGACTCATGGGAG AAAGTTTTTCCTGAGGCAGCTTCAATTGCCAATGGTTCTAAACAAGTTGATGCTTCTGATCTGCTGCCGGATCATATAAAGGACAGTGACAACCTTGCATTGGCTGAAGGGCATATGGTGAATGAAGTCAGGTTTTCTGCAGAGGATGACAGCAAAG CGGATGACCTTGGCTTGCCTTCGGAGGACTCAGGGGATGGTGACTTCGATCCAGCAGGTCCAGATTCTAGTGAAGACCAAAAAGATGGATTGAACTCAGAAGTGTCAGATTTCACATCTGACTCTGATGATTTTTGTGTGGAGATTGCTAAATCTTGCGGCCAGGATGAAGTCTCGGAATCTCCATTATCAAATGTGATAAAACGTACTGATAGAATGAAACTCAGGGCCGCCGATAACTGCTCTAATGAACAAAACCACAATCACGCATTTATGGACATGAAACTAGATCAAGACATGGTGCTACCAGTTTCAAGCAGGCGGCAGGTTGAACGGTTGGATTACAAAAAACTATATGAT GAGGCACATGGGAAAGAATCATCTAATTCAAGTGATGACGAAGAGTGGTCTGGAAAAGAACTATTAGAAGGCAGTGAAACAGATTCACTTGGCGAGCGACTTCATCCTGTAAAACGGTGCTCTAGAAGAGCACCAGCAGGGCAGCAGAATAATGAGCATACACCACAGAGGGAGCGGCTTCATGGTTCTGAAAGTGAGCAGAAAACTGAAATTCTTCGCTCCAATGGCGGCTATAGCACAGGACGGAAGTTTGGTCCTGTAGTTACCCAG AAATTGAAGGTACATTTTGAGAAAGATCCATATCCTAGCCGTGAAACGAAAGAGAATCTATCAGAAGAACTAGGCTTGACATTTAATCAG GTCTCCAGATGGTTCTCTAGTACTCGTCACTATTTAAGGGTTGCTTCTGCCAAAAAAGAAATGCATCCTGATGGCCATACTAGTGAGAATAATGATAGCACAACTGTAGATAGCATGCAAGCAAGACAACCCAATGCTGGGGTGATGGAAAAGTTGACTAGGGATAGAAATGACATTGTTCCTGAGACACTGATGGCGCAGAACAATCTTAACCAAGGGGTGATGGAAAAATTGATTAGGGATAGAAATGACAATGTTCCTGAGGAACCGGTGGTGCAGAGCAATCTTAACCAATGTAATATTGAAGAAATCCCGCTTTCTGGAACAGAAATTGAGATG GAGTCTTACGGACAAGAAGCATCTGACTCGAGTGATGAAGAGTGGTCCCCACTTAGCACACCACGAAAAACAAGATTACAAAGCAATGAAAAAGCATCAGTTACTGAATCACCACGCTCTACAAAACGGTGTTCCAGAAGAGCAGCTAGGGAGCAGAATAATGAACATACTCAGAGCGAGCAGCTTCATGGTTCTGCAAGTGAGCAGCAAACTAGAGAGCAGCTTCATGGTTCTGCAAGTGAGCAGCGAACTGAAGCTCTTTGCTCCAATGTCAGCAGTGGCAAAGCCTCAAAATATCATTTTGGCCCTATAGTTAGTCAG TCTGATATAGATTACATTGTTGACACTGCATTTTCTTGCAGAAGCTGA